TGGCTCCGGGCCGACGTTGGTGGGCTGGTGGAGATGCACCACGAGCGGAGCGCGCTGGTCGAGGCTGGAGAGCGCGTCTGTACGATTACGAACCCGTTCAAGCGGGAGTCGGGGGCGATACGCGCGCCGTTTACCGGGCTGCTCGTCGGCGTGTTGGAGAATCCGCTCGTCTATCCGGGGAATCCGGTGTGTCACCTCGTCGAGTTGGACGAAGCGACCCGGCACGCGGTGGAGATGCACCGGTCGTCGCGGTCGGAGCCGCAGGGGTGAGCCGGTCAACGTAGACCGCCGAGAAGGCAACTACTATGTCGAGGCGGTCCTGACACACAGACGCATGAGTCAATCGTACGACCGAGGCCTCGTTGAGGACTTCGGTCGGTGGACGGAGTTCTCCGCCGGGATGTGGGCGTGGATCTTCCACAAGTTCACCGGCTGGGTCCTTGTCGGCTATCTGTTCACCCACATCGCTGTCCTCTCGACGGCGATGCAGGGGTCACAAGCCTACAATAGCACGATTCAGGGCCTCGAAGGACTGCTCCTCGTCCGATTCCTCGAAGTCGGCCTGCTGGCGGTCGCCGTGTTCCACATTCTCAACGGCATCCGCCTGCTGCTGGTCGACCTCGGGCTCGGACTGGAGTCACAGGACCGCACCTTCTACGCGTCGCTCGTCGTCACGGGCGTCATCGTAGTCGCGAGTATTCCGACGTTCCTGATGGGGAAACTGGCATGAGTGAACGCTACTCTTCGTTCGAACCGAAAGGCACGCGCTGGCTGCTGCAGCGTCTCACGGCGGCGTTTCTCGTCATCGTGTTGGCGTTCCACTTCATGCAGCTGCACTTCGTGAACCACGCCGCAGACGTGACGTTCGCCGGCACGAGCGCCCGGATGAGCCAGCCCGGCTACTTCGCCGCGATGGTCGGCTTTGGCCTGACGGCGACGTTCCACGGCGTCAACGGCGTCTACAACGGACTCGTCAATCAGGGACTCGACGGCACCGGCAAGCGGGTCGTGAAGTACGGCCTCATCGTCGCCGGACTGCTGCTTTCCGCACAGATTCTCCGACTGGCGTTCGTTATGGCAGGAGGGAGTATCTCATGAGCACAGGAATCACCGAAACCGAAGACGACGGTACAGAGACGCAGACGCAGGCCGTGGGGGCCGCGCGCGCTGCCGGTGAGACGTACACCGAGATGGACAGCCAGGAGATCGAGGCGGCAAACGAGGAAGCGCGACGGCGCACCCGCGAACTCGTCGAGGAGGCGGACCGCACGGTCAAGCTGAAGGTGTTCCGCTTCGACCCCGAGGTTCCCGAGAAGGAGGAGCCACGGTTCGACACGTTCACCGTTCCGTTCTCGAAGGGGATGACGGTGCTCGACGCGCTCATGTGGGCGCGCGACCAGTACGACTCCTCGCTCACGTTCCGCCACTCCTGTCGACAGGCGGTGTGTGGCTCGGACGCGCTGTTCGTCAACGGGCGACAGCGCCTCGGCTGTAAGACGCAGGTCGCAGACCTCGCCGACAGCGGCATCCCGAAGAAGGTCCGCATCGAGCCGCTCCCGCACGCCGAGGTCGTCAAGGACCTCGTCGTCGACATGGAGCACTTCTACGACCAGATGGAGTCCGTCGAGCCGTACTTCCAGGGGGAAGACACCCCTGACGGACTCGAAGAGCAGTACCAGTCGCGTGAGAACCGCGAGAAGGTGAAGATGTCCACGCGCTGTATCTGGTGTGGCGCGTGTATGTCCTCGTGTAACATCGCGGCGGGCAACAACGATTATCTCGGCCCGGCGGCCATCAACAAGGCCTACCGGTTCGCGATGGACGACCGCGAGGGCGAGGACCTCACCGAGCACCGACTCAACATCATCGAACAGGAGCACGGCGTCTGGCGGTGTCAGACCCAGTTCTCCTGTACTGAGGTGTGTCCGAAGGATATCCCCCTGACGGAACACATCCAGGAACTGAAGCGTGAAGCGGTCAAGAAGAACCTGAAGTTCTGGTAACCGCGTCACTCCTAAACGTATCCAACACCAACCAACAATAACCACAGACCAATGCACGAACACGACGTAATCGTGGTCGGTGGCGGCGGAGCCGGACTCCGTGCTGCCATCGCTGCCCACGAAGAAGGCGCGGATGTCGCCATCGTGACGAAGCTCCACCCGGTTCGCTCGCACACCGGTGCGGCGGAGGGTGGAATCAACGCGGCGCTTCGCGACGGCGACGACCCGAAGGACCACGCGTACGACACGATGAAGGGGTCGGATTACCTCGGCGACGCCCCGGCGATTGAGACGCTGTGTGAGATGAGCCCCGAAGAGACCATCCAGCTCGAACACTGGGGAATGCCGTTCTCGCGAGAGGACGACGGGCGCGTCTCACAGCGACCGTTCGGCGGCCTGTCGTTCCCGCGGACGACGTACGCGGGCGCGGAAACCGGCCACCACCTGCTCCACACGATGTACGAGCAGGTCGTCAAGCGAGGGATTACCGTGTACGACGAGTTCTACGTCACCGAACTCGCGACCACCGACCACCCGGATCCCGAGGAACGGGAGTGTCACGGCTGTATCGCCTACGACATCAAGAGCGGCGACCTCGTCGGCTTCGAGGCGTCGGGCGGCGTCATCCTCGCCACCGGCGGCGACGGACAGGCGTTCGACCACACGACCAACGCGGTCGCCAACACCGGCGACGGACTGGCGATGGCCTACCGCGCGGGCGTTCCGGTCGAGGACCCCGAGTTCGTCCAGTTCCACCCGACCACCCTCCCGAGCACGGGCGTGCTCATCTCCGAGGGTGTCCGCGGTGAGGGCGGCATCCTCTACAACGGCGACGGCGAGCGGTTCATGTTCGAACACGGCTACGCCAACAACGACGGCGAACTCGCCTCTCGCGACGTCGTGTCGCGCGCCGAACTCACCGAGGTGAACGAGGGCCGCGGCATCGAAGACGAGTACGTCTATCTCGACATGCGCCACCTCGGCGAGGAGCGCGTCGTCGACCGCCTCGAAAACATTCTGCACCTCGCAGAAGACTTCGAGGGCGTCGACGGGCTGGACGAGCCGATGCCGGTCAAGCCCGGCCAGCACTACCACATGGGCGGCATCGAGACGAACGAGAACGGCCACACCTGCATCGACGGGCTGTACGCCGCCGGCGAGTGCGCCTGTGTCTCGGTCCACGGCTCGAACCGACTGGGCGGCAACGCGCTGCCGGAGCTCATCGTGTTCGGTGCACGTGCGGGCTACCACGCCGCGGGGCGCGACCTCGGTGAAGCGCGTATTCCGACCGGCCCGAGCGCTCGTACCGAAGACGAGACGGGTCTCGACACCCCCGTCTCTCCGGGCGCAATCGACCAGCCGGACCCCGATGCCGTCGCCGACGGCGGCGCGATGACCGCCGACCCGGCCGCGACGGTCGAACGCACGCTCGACGGCGAGCGAGCCCGCGTTGAGGAGATGATGGAGCGAGACGGCATCAACCACGCCGAGATTCGCTCCGACCTGCAGGACGCGATGACGCAGAACGTCAACGTGTTCCGCGAGAAGGAGGGCATCCAGGACGCGCTGGAGACGATTCGCGACTGCCGCGAACGCTACCAGAACGTCGCGGTCGCCGACCCCTCGCGCACGTTCAACACGGACCTGCTCCACACCATCGAGACGCGCAACCTCATCGACGTGGCCGAGACCATCGCGCTCGGCGCGCTCGCACGCGAGGAGTTCCGCGGTGCCCACTGGCGCGCGGAGCATCAGGCGCGCGACGACGAGGACTGGCTCAAACACACCATGATTGCGTGGAACGACGGCGAGCCCGACCTCTACTACACCGACGTGCTGCTCGAAGGCGAGGAGAAGACGTACGAGCCGAAGATTCGCTCCTACTGACGCACTTTTTTGCTGTTCGGGTGCGCTTCGCGCACCACTCACAGCAAAAACCTGCACTAAAAATACGCAGCCGGCGCTCACGCCGTTCGCGCCGGTGAACCGCTCGCACGGCGAGCGGATGCTTATGTGTGAAGCCGCGGCCAACGAGCGCATGCGCTGGTAATCCGTCGGTCACGGGACGAGACGGGAGTGCGACGCACCGTGGCCGGCGTCGAGTCGCCTGTTCGCCAAGCAGTACACCTAACGACGTGGCCGGCCAGCCACCGGTATGCACGCTGTCATCCTCGCCGCCGGAGAGGGGACGCGGATGCGTCCGCTCACCGAGTCGATACCGAAGCCGATGTTGCCGGTCGCCGACCGGCCGCTCGTCGCCCACACCGCCGACGCTGCCGTGGCTGCGGGCGCAGACCGACTCGTGTTCGTCGTCGGCTACGAGGCCGACCGCGTTCGCGACCACTTCGGCGAGTCGTATCGAGGGGTTCCGGTCGCGTACGCCACGCAGGACGAACAGTTGGGGACGGCACACGCGGCCGCCGCGGCCCGCGAGTATCTCGACGACGACTTCGTGGTCCTGAACGGCGACGACCTCTACGACGAGGACGCGCTAACTGCGCTGTTCGAGCAGTGTCCCGCCGTCGGAGCCTACACGGTCGAGGACCCGCGGCCCTACGGCGTCTTCTCGATCGACGACGGTGTGGTGACGGATATCGTCGAGAAACCCGCGGACCCGCCCAGCAGCCGCGTCAACGTCGGCGCGTACCACTTTCCGGCCGAGGCCGCCGACTGGCTCACCGAGGTCGACCGCTCCGACCGCGGCGAGTACGAGATTACCGACGTGCTCGCGCGCGTCATCGACGCCGCCGAGGTGTCGGCCGTTCCGGTACGCCGGTGGCTCGGCGTCGGGCGCCCGTGGGAGCTGCTGGAAGCCAACGAGTGGAAGCTCGCGGAACTGGACCGACACGTCGACGGCGAGGTTCACGAGCGGGCAGAGCTACGCGGCTCTGTCGTGGTCGAAGCCGGTGCGACAGTCGACGCTGGCGTCGTCGTCGAGGGACCGGCGCTGATTCGGTCGGGAGCCGATGTTGGCCCGAACGCGTACGTCCGCGGTGCGACACACATCGGGCAAAACGCCCACGTCGGCAACGGCGTCGAGCTGAAAAACACCGTCGTGATGCGGGAGACGAACGTGCCGCATCTCTCTTACGTCGGCGACAGCGTCCTCGGCGAGCGAGTCAACCTCGGCGCTGGAACGCAGGTGGCGAACCTCCGCCACGACGGCGAACCCGTCGAAACCACGGTGAAAGGTGAGCGCGTCTCGACGGGTCGCCGGAAGTTCGGCGTCGTCGCCGGACCGGACGCGAAGACGGCCATCAACACCTCACTGAACGCCGGCGTCGTCCTCTCGGCCGGCGCGACGACCACGCCCGGCGAGTCGGTTCTGCGGGACCGGTAGGGACACCTATTATCTAGGGGGCCGTTGTGCCGGTGTGTCACTGAGCAAACCCGACCTGAGCGGACAGACGGCGTTCATCACAGGAACGACCCGCGGCATCGGCAAGCAGTTCGCGCTCGCGCTCGCGGAGTGTGGCTGTAACATCGTCTCGACCGGCAAAACGACCGACGACACCGACGACCAGCGGCTCGAAGGGACAATCGAACAGACTGCCCGCGAGGTTCGCGACATCGGCCCGGGGGCGCTCGCAATCGAGTTGAACGTCCGCGAGGAGGAGAACGTCGAGCGCGCGGTCGAGAAGGCGATCGACGAGTTCGGCCAGATTGACATCGTCATCAACAACGCCAGCGCCATCCAGGCCGTCTCGACGGTCGACCTGCCGGCCAACCGATTCGACCTGCTGACTGACGTGAACGTCCGGGGAACGCAGCTCGTCTCGCGAGCGTTCGCGGACCACCTACGCGGACAGGAGTCGTCGTGGCTGTTCGCGAACGCGCCGCCGGTCACCGTCGACCGTGCGCCGGGGTCCGGCCCGTATGCGTGGTCGAAGCTCGGGATGTCGTTTCTCACCCTGTCGCTGGCGGACGAGCTCGCCGGCGACGACGTTGCGTGCAACACCATCTGGCCGGTCACGGCAATCGACACGCGCGCGACCCGCTACTTCGAGATGGGCACCGAAGACGACTGGCGGACGCCCGAAGTCATGTCCGACGCGCTCCTCGAGATTCTTTCCCGTGACCCGGCGACGTGTACGGGCAACAGCTTCTACGACGAGGAGGTGTTGCGAGAGGCTGGCGTGACGGATTTCTCGGAGTACAACCTCACCGAGGGCGACCCGGCACCGACCTCCGCACACATGTTCGACCCGAGCTACGAACGCCCGTAGGAATCGCCGCCGTGGGTACGGCTAAGTGTGCGTGGCAGTAGATATCGACAATGAAGGACCCGACCTCCGATCTGGGCGAGGATATCTCGCCGGACGAGGCCCCCGCCTGTGAGTGGTGTGGCGACTCACTCGCGAACGCACCCAACCGTCGCACCCGGACGTGGGTCGAAGACGGAGAAGTACAGCGGCTACAGTTTTGCGACGACGCGTGTCTCCGGTCGTTGCGCGACTCACAGGAGTGACTCGCCCAACACGATGACAGAGAGGTTGTTGGCGAAGACGACCAGCCCGGCGAGGAGGAGAAGGCCGACGAACGCTTCGATGCCGTAGGCGAACGCCCGCTGGTATCGCTCGTCGGTGGCTTCGAGCAGGAGAATCATCGCTCGGAAGCTCACGACCACGGCGACCAACACGACGAGGTGAACGGCCACGATGGTGGCGAACCGACGGGTCAACAGCCACCGCATTAGCGGATTCGTCTCGGCTTGAGCGCCGTAGAGCGTCGCTGCACCGGCCGTCGTGAGCAGGTCGACGGGGATGAGCAGGAACAACACGACGGCGACCCAGCTCCAGTAGTCGTCGGTCCACTCGTCGAGGTGGTCGCGCTCCATGTCGGAAAGACGGTCGCAGAAGGGATAGGTTCGGGTGCTTCGAGCGCGGCGGTCAGTGGCTCGCGCCGCCGTGGTCGCCGTCGCCGTCGTTGACCTCCGACAGGATGTCGGTGACGTAGTGGACGCTGGCGACGGCAAAGAGGATCAACACGAGGACGACAATCGCGATCGATGCGAGGACGACGGTTTGGCTCATATCCGTACGTTCGTCCGGTGTCGGACAAGAAAGTATCTATGCATCGTCGTTGTGTCGGTGCCACGAGGACGTGGGCCGCCTGAAGCCAAGGGGGGGATTTGAACCCCCGAACTCCCGATTACAAATCGGGTGCGTGCACCACCCACGCTCCCTTGGCACATCTGCTCTTCCGTTGTCGACCCTTGTATCGGTTTCGCGTTACGGTCGCCGTTCCATCTCGACTCGATGAGGCTCGAAACCGTGGTCGCGGTAGAACGACCGCGCGCGCTCGTTCGCCGCCAACACGTCGAGCGCGATTCGGTCTGCACCGCCCTCGCGGAGCGCGTCGACCGCAGCCTCCAACAGCGCCGTGCCGATTCCGTTACCGCGGTGTGGCGCTGTGACGTACAGGTTCTCGATGATTCCCCTGTCGTACTCCTGCTCGAAGACGCCTTGCTCCGGATAGAACGTGGCGAAGCCGACCGGTTCGTCGTCGACGCGCGCAATCCGGACCCCGCCGACCACGAGCCGCTGTGAAAGCGACTCGCGAATCTGGTTTTCGTTCGCCGTGACGCACAGGTGCGAGCCGTGTGCTCGCTGGTCGCGCGCGAGGTCGAGCCACAACTCGACGAGTGCGTCGAGCGCACTCGCGGTCGGCGTAGTGAGTTCCATCAGTCGTCGAGAACCTCGACCGCGGGGAGGGTCCCGCCGGTCAGCATCCGCAGCGCGGCCCCCCCGCCCGTCGAGACGTGTGTGAAGCCGTCGAGGCCGAGCGAGCGGAGCGCGGCAGCAGTGTCGCCGCCCCCGACGATACTGTGGTCGGCGCGGATCGCTGCCTCGTACAGCTCTCGGGTCCCGAAGGCGAACAGGTCGTCCTCGAAGACGCCGGCGGGTCCGTTCAGGATGACGGTACCGGCGTCTTCGAGGATGTCGGCGTACGCCGAGACCGTCCGGGCACCGATATCCATCGCCGGCTCTGTGGCCGGCAGCGACTCGGTGTCGATTTCGACGCGCTCACCGTCGCGCTCGACGGCCACGTCGCGCGGGAGATACAACCGGTGGCCGAACTCGTCTAGGAGTTCGCCGGCCTGCTTGACCGCCTCGGGCGAGCGGTCGTTGACGATTTCGGCGGAGGCGGCACCGAGCGTGACGCCGTTCGCGAGCAGGAAGGCGTTGCCGACGATGCCCGCGGTGAGAACGGCGTCGGCGAGCCCGCGTTCGAGGACCGACCGCGCTACGTCGATGGAGTCTGCGACCTTCGCGCCCCCGAGAACGTAGACGCGCGGCTCCGGCGATTCGTCGATACCGCCGAGCACGTCGAGCTCCGTCTCCATCACGCGCCCGGCGTAGGACGGGAGTCGCTGCGGGAAGCCGACGAGCGACGGCTGTGACCGGTGTGCAGCGGCGAAGGCGTCGTTGACGTACGCGTCGAGCACCGGCGCGAGCTTCCCGACGAGGTGGGTGTCGGCCGCCTCGCTCGGCTCCCACTCCATGTACTCCTCGCTGTAGAAACGGGTGTTCTCCAACACGAGAATCGTACCGTCATCGAGAGCTCGGACGCGCGAGCGCGCGTTCGCGGAGAAGGTAGAATCACAGTACTCGACGGGCGCGTCGAGCAGTTCGTCGAGCCGCTCGGCGTGCGGTTCGAGAGTTTCGAACTCGTCGCCCCCGGGTCGTCCCTGGTGGGCGAGGACGACGGTCCGAGCGTCGGCGGCGGCGAGTTCGGTGAGCGTCTCGATGTGTGCCCGCAGACGGGCGTCATCGGCGAGCGTCGCCGCCTCCGTGAGCGGACTGTTGATGTCCACTCGAACCCCGACAGCCGCGCCGGCTGCGTCGAGCGAATCGAGCGTCCGTACCATACCCGAGGTTCCCGCCGGTCCGGTCAAAGGTGTTTCCTTTAGCAGTCTGTGTCGGGCGTTCTGTGGAACGATAACCCTTTATACGATGCACGTCGGACGAATGAGCATGATTCACACACATGGGAGCTAGTGCAGCAACCGCACGCAGTCGGGAACTTCTGGCCCGCCTCGCCCTCGTCCTCACGGTCGGTGGCGCCGCGGTGTTACTGCTCGATCTGCTCGCACAGCTCGCGCGGGTGGATCTCTGGATACTAGGCGGTGAGCTGGCATTCTCACAGCTCGTGACGTATCTCTGGACGGGGCTTATCCTCGGATTGATTATCGGACTCGCCGGGGTCGGGCTCTCCTTGACGTACAGCATTCTCAACTTCGCCAACTTCGCGCACGGCGATTATCTGACGCTGGGTGCCTTCTCCGGCTGGTCGGTCGCGTACGTCATCGCCGGGCTCGGCACCATCGACCTCGCGAGTCTCATCCTCGTGGACGCACCGTCGAGTAACGTGGGCGCGAGCGTGACCAGCACGCCCGTTGCCGTCATCTTCGGACTGCTCGCCGCAATCATCGTGACAATCGTGCTCGGGCTGGGGCTCGATAGAGTGGTGTACAAGCCGATGC
This portion of the Halosegnis longus genome encodes:
- the sdhC gene encoding succinate dehydrogenase, cytochrome b556 subunit, with protein sequence MSQSYDRGLVEDFGRWTEFSAGMWAWIFHKFTGWVLVGYLFTHIAVLSTAMQGSQAYNSTIQGLEGLLLVRFLEVGLLAVAVFHILNGIRLLLVDLGLGLESQDRTFYASLVVTGVIVVASIPTFLMGKLA
- a CDS encoding succinate dehydrogenase hydrophobic membrane anchor subunit — encoded protein: MSERYSSFEPKGTRWLLQRLTAAFLVIVLAFHFMQLHFVNHAADVTFAGTSARMSQPGYFAAMVGFGLTATFHGVNGVYNGLVNQGLDGTGKRVVKYGLIVAGLLLSAQILRLAFVMAGGSIS
- a CDS encoding succinate dehydrogenase/fumarate reductase iron-sulfur subunit, producing the protein MSTGITETEDDGTETQTQAVGAARAAGETYTEMDSQEIEAANEEARRRTRELVEEADRTVKLKVFRFDPEVPEKEEPRFDTFTVPFSKGMTVLDALMWARDQYDSSLTFRHSCRQAVCGSDALFVNGRQRLGCKTQVADLADSGIPKKVRIEPLPHAEVVKDLVVDMEHFYDQMESVEPYFQGEDTPDGLEEQYQSRENREKVKMSTRCIWCGACMSSCNIAAGNNDYLGPAAINKAYRFAMDDREGEDLTEHRLNIIEQEHGVWRCQTQFSCTEVCPKDIPLTEHIQELKREAVKKNLKFW
- a CDS encoding FAD-binding protein, which produces MHEHDVIVVGGGGAGLRAAIAAHEEGADVAIVTKLHPVRSHTGAAEGGINAALRDGDDPKDHAYDTMKGSDYLGDAPAIETLCEMSPEETIQLEHWGMPFSREDDGRVSQRPFGGLSFPRTTYAGAETGHHLLHTMYEQVVKRGITVYDEFYVTELATTDHPDPEERECHGCIAYDIKSGDLVGFEASGGVILATGGDGQAFDHTTNAVANTGDGLAMAYRAGVPVEDPEFVQFHPTTLPSTGVLISEGVRGEGGILYNGDGERFMFEHGYANNDGELASRDVVSRAELTEVNEGRGIEDEYVYLDMRHLGEERVVDRLENILHLAEDFEGVDGLDEPMPVKPGQHYHMGGIETNENGHTCIDGLYAAGECACVSVHGSNRLGGNALPELIVFGARAGYHAAGRDLGEARIPTGPSARTEDETGLDTPVSPGAIDQPDPDAVADGGAMTADPAATVERTLDGERARVEEMMERDGINHAEIRSDLQDAMTQNVNVFREKEGIQDALETIRDCRERYQNVAVADPSRTFNTDLLHTIETRNLIDVAETIALGALAREEFRGAHWRAEHQARDDEDWLKHTMIAWNDGEPDLYYTDVLLEGEEKTYEPKIRSY
- the glmU gene encoding bifunctional sugar-1-phosphate nucleotidylyltransferase/acetyltransferase translates to MHAVILAAGEGTRMRPLTESIPKPMLPVADRPLVAHTADAAVAAGADRLVFVVGYEADRVRDHFGESYRGVPVAYATQDEQLGTAHAAAAAREYLDDDFVVLNGDDLYDEDALTALFEQCPAVGAYTVEDPRPYGVFSIDDGVVTDIVEKPADPPSSRVNVGAYHFPAEAADWLTEVDRSDRGEYEITDVLARVIDAAEVSAVPVRRWLGVGRPWELLEANEWKLAELDRHVDGEVHERAELRGSVVVEAGATVDAGVVVEGPALIRSGADVGPNAYVRGATHIGQNAHVGNGVELKNTVVMRETNVPHLSYVGDSVLGERVNLGAGTQVANLRHDGEPVETTVKGERVSTGRRKFGVVAGPDAKTAINTSLNAGVVLSAGATTTPGESVLRDR
- a CDS encoding SDR family oxidoreductase, giving the protein MSLSKPDLSGQTAFITGTTRGIGKQFALALAECGCNIVSTGKTTDDTDDQRLEGTIEQTAREVRDIGPGALAIELNVREEENVERAVEKAIDEFGQIDIVINNASAIQAVSTVDLPANRFDLLTDVNVRGTQLVSRAFADHLRGQESSWLFANAPPVTVDRAPGSGPYAWSKLGMSFLTLSLADELAGDDVACNTIWPVTAIDTRATRYFEMGTEDDWRTPEVMSDALLEILSRDPATCTGNSFYDEEVLREAGVTDFSEYNLTEGDPAPTSAHMFDPSYERP
- a CDS encoding DUF7576 family protein, whose product is MKDPTSDLGEDISPDEAPACEWCGDSLANAPNRRTRTWVEDGEVQRLQFCDDACLRSLRDSQE
- a CDS encoding GNAT family N-acetyltransferase is translated as MELTTPTASALDALVELWLDLARDQRAHGSHLCVTANENQIRESLSQRLVVGGVRIARVDDEPVGFATFYPEQGVFEQEYDRGIIENLYVTAPHRGNGIGTALLEAAVDALREGGADRIALDVLAANERARSFYRDHGFEPHRVEMERRP
- a CDS encoding phosphoglycerate kinase, which produces MVRTLDSLDAAGAAVGVRVDINSPLTEAATLADDARLRAHIETLTELAAADARTVVLAHQGRPGGDEFETLEPHAERLDELLDAPVEYCDSTFSANARSRVRALDDGTILVLENTRFYSEEYMEWEPSEAADTHLVGKLAPVLDAYVNDAFAAAHRSQPSLVGFPQRLPSYAGRVMETELDVLGGIDESPEPRVYVLGGAKVADSIDVARSVLERGLADAVLTAGIVGNAFLLANGVTLGAASAEIVNDRSPEAVKQAGELLDEFGHRLYLPRDVAVERDGERVEIDTESLPATEPAMDIGARTVSAYADILEDAGTVILNGPAGVFEDDLFAFGTRELYEAAIRADHSIVGGGDTAAALRSLGLDGFTHVSTGGGAALRMLTGGTLPAVEVLDD